The Hemibagrus wyckioides isolate EC202008001 linkage group LG13, SWU_Hwy_1.0, whole genome shotgun sequence DNA window cacacacacacacacaggacatctTTCTCTGCTAGCTGTTGGATCATCTGCCTGATCAGAGGTGAGGAGCAAGTGAAGGTCACATGACACACAAGTGAGAACATCATAAGATTAGTGAGGGATCAGTGCACCCTTCAAAGCACTGGCCCACAAAATGCTTTGAACTTCCACAGGTTCTAACCCCTCTCTAGCTCTCAGACAGTGTACTTACACACCACATAGGGTGCTTTATTTTAAAGCCTATGAGATGCATCAGGCATGAAAGGATTTCTATATGGCCCACTATATAGCATGGTATACACTCAGTCgccattttaataggaacactaGTAGCCTCATAGAAAGTGGAAAGTTGAAGACTAATTCCAAAATGACATCACCTGGGCTTTTCCCAGTCTTTACCTGCCCAGTATTGGTGATTCTGTCCCCACTGTAGCCTTCGATGCCTGAGGcatggaacctgatgtggtcttttgTTATTGTAGCCAATCTTTCTCAAGGTTCAGACTTTTCAGAACCTTTCTGCTCTGTGTAGTTGTAGATAGTGGCTATTTGATAAACTGCAGACTTCCAGTAATTAGAttattctcctctgacctctcacaTCAACAAACATTTCCAGACcccacacagaaaaaaaattgtatttgcaACAGAGGATCTGCTACAGAAATGAAGctagttcaatttatttgtaacacttttaacaatcaatattgtctcaaagcaactttacagaagtatggaaacatagaataaaaatgatatagtttaatgttaaattGCTATTTATCcataacatttatccctaatgagcaagcctgaggcaaaaGTGGGAAGGACAAACTCCCAGAGCTAGTCCAGAAAACTGCCATTGCTGAATTATAGTCAGCTTTTTCCATACAAATTGTCAGTTGACAATGCCTGTGATATAAACTGCCTGTGATGtaaagacaatacaaaacaagacAGTTGGAATAATATAAATGCACAAATTTGTCTAGATTTCTGAATACAATATGTTCTGGAATGGAGGGTTTTGTTTTGAGTCAGATGACTGTCCATATTTGATATACCTGTGCTGAGAGAGTACTGCTACTTCCAACTGCACTTTCTCGATGTTTTTGCACAGAGCTCTTGTTGAAATGTGACCTGGCACCACTGTCGCACTGTCAACTTAGTCTAAGTGTGTCATTTGCTTAGTCTATAAATCTACTGTATTTAGTGTCTGCTCAGTTAGAGACAGTTACAATATTCTGCATGAAgtatttttccatttctttcagGTCAGGAGAAAATACACCAACACCATtgctgtgtatgtttgtgtatagcCCAGACTGTTTGTGTTAGGTCTGCCACATTACTTGCTTTGCCTATATCCTGGTATTTACTGGCACAGTGTTCATGTTGTGCATTGAGAAATTAGGTTGCTCTGGGAATCAATGCCAGTTGGAGAACATCCATACAGTGAGTGAGAGGCAGGAGTGCCTTTGTCACATgtatctattcatttatttaagtgATCCAAGAGTAGCTCTTATGTTTGAAAAATGAAGGGCTTAATGAAAACAATAAATCTATATATGAACACTTTAATCAAGCCAATTCCCTGTGCACTCAGTTTCCAATTTCTATGCAAGGAAATGCAGACATTATATTTATCATtgatttcaaataaatattcatGCCATCGGTGTAAGGtgcactgtgattttttttttgtctctgagCTGTTATACCATTTTAGGCCTTTAAAAACCCTTTTAGTCCAGAGCTAACACTTGTATGGCATCCTGAATGTTCCAGATTTCAGTATAATTTACTGCAACGGCTGTTCAAAAATGTGGCAGAGAGGAGAGCATTGTTCCCCGGCACATGCGCTCATGCAAATTCCTCTCACAAAGCCATTTAAACAGTTGACTAGACAGGAACCAGGCTGTGTTTTTTCTCCCGAAAACAATCTTTTAAACACAATTGTCTGCTTTGAAACAGCACATCAGAAAGATCAGATGTATGGAACTGACCTTAGGTTAATTGCCACTATTCAAACAATTACTCAAGTAAAGAAGTGCAAGTGGAATCTCAATGAGGTTTAAGACAAAGCCAATGAAGGTGCTATGGTGTAATTGTTGGGGCCGGTCAATCAATTGGCCAAATGCTactgtcagggctgtttttccTCAAGGTCACATGGCCTTTCTGAGAAGACCACATTAaccttttctttatttagaaAGAGAATGTTCCTTAGAAGTGGTAAAGGAAAGAAGGCAATGAAACTGAGGTTACagcaaaatgtaaataagaGTTATTTATTATCTTTCCATCATGCATAGGATGATCTGTTAGAAACTATTAAATAATTACACCTGAGTAGTCTAAACTGTGTTGATTTCaaggtttaaaaacaaatttgtgACACAGAGCTAGATTTCTAATCAATGCCTAACAATATTGATCCTGCACATATAACTGAATCATGGTCAGTATAATTAATGTAAAAAGCATTAGCTTAACACCTTACCTAATTATAACAGTCTAATGTCTCTTGCTTTGGCAGACACGACTAATTCCTACATACCTGTCAGTAATTTCCTTCATGCTGTTTAGGATACTAAAACGAACATTATAAAGTCGTTCATTCTTTTTGCAGTAAATATATTAGTTTAACTAACTTTAACTTTTAAATGCTGCACACATTATGAACTGGATAAAACTTCGCAAAAGACTGTCTCGACTGACTTCATTTTCAAATCCTAAAATAACCACGGGTGTTgaatatttgaccatttttGATGTTAAGCCATGCTCTGTTTTAAGACTGTCTTCACAGCTTCTGCACTGTGATTTACGAGTGTCTGATTCAAGAAGAAACATTACTCTGGCCATGCAAACAATTTATCATTGCAATACCACGAGCAAAACATTCTAGAGTTTCTGCATTTATCGTCTGAGAAGAATAGATAACAAAACAATTAGCATGTTCCAAACCACTTTAACCTGCTACAGGAAAATCTCAGAGTGTCTCTGGAATGGTTTGGATAACTTAACCATAATTACTGCCACAGTTatttcaagggaaaaaaaacaacatggtgcacaatgattaaaaaaaaatctgcacacAAAGTTCTTGGCCAATATTTAGTCACTTGCCTGAAGTTTGTAAACTTTTCTATAGTCCAGAAGATTATAACTGTGGTAGAAAGAGggtaaatacttatgcaaaCAACATATGGCTGCATTTGTTTCATTTGATTATCTGTGTAATTGTGTcacaatataaatatttttcatgATAGATATTTTGTATAAACCCAAAGATTAAAACTCAAAAAACGTCCCAATTAATTGTCTATAACTTCTTCACAGACCTTTGCACAGATGGCCTGGATATGCAGTCATCACGGGACCTCTGTGCCAGTGGTGAGTGTAGGATTATTTCTACTGATGTGTGCAACATGGGCCGAACCATACAGGACCCCTTACACTGAGACAGACCATGATCGATATGAACCCAGAAATCATCAAAACACAGACCATCGAGACACCAGGTATCAGCAACAGAACTCTTAACATTTAGTCCATAAGAACATAACCAGTTCACAATCCACAACCAAATAAATGACATCCATTCATAATATAATGCAATAAGCTAATGCAATCTCTATGTAATACTGGCTGCTAATGAAGCTACTGTAATAATGATAACAGTAAAGAAGGTGATCAGCTTTCCTGTCCCGCAGTGTCAGCAGGACGCCCGAATGCCGGCGATGTTGTGACCCAGGAGAGGAGCCTCTTCAATATGGCAGCACTTACCCTCAATACCAGGTGGTTCCACAGATAAACATCACCATCCTTAAAGgtacaacatctatacacagcCTTATTTTCTTATCTGCACAGAAGTGGTTTAAGAGACAAAAATGTATTCCTTCGCCATTTATTTGCTCTTTGTACTCTTACTACATGCAACATCACAGcgtattttgtattttactaCTTTGTGCACATTCTGTcaattttcataaatatttcttattacttcttattcatttcttatttttagtTTAGCTTCTTTCAAGCACAGtctaagaaggaaaaaaatacatcttaaaaaaagtataaatatctttaatatGAGCAGATTTCTTTAAAGAGATATAAATTatatgttataaaaaaaatctatgattATTCAGATGCTTTTTATACATTTGAATCttccattaataaataaaaaaatatttaaatgattagaTCATGTTACTTCTTTCTggaaaaattgttaaaaaataataacataaaatcTGTCAATAGAAGACTAAATATCGAAATTAATAGAacactaataaaataattttaataataattttatgttAGGTTTATTGTAATCTGATAATAGGAAAAACTAGATACATGTGATTATATTCAGGACATTTTCACCTCCTAATACTGTGTACACATGTCTTTGAGCTTCTCAGGAAGCTATGTGTAGATGCTTGCCTAGTTGTCTTTCTTCAAACACCAGGGGGCAGTGTTGTATGAAGCAAACAAGAATTTACCAACATGagaatgtgaaataaaaacagccaTAAACTAAGGAGAGTTTTGTATTGTTACAGCTGTAACGTGATTTTACAAAGTGCGCTGTAGGTGAGAGGGGCGGTATTTGGGGAGGGTTTGTGGAAAAACCTGCAAACACTTATAAACCAAGTTGATTCTCACTGAAAGCATTTTCGAAGTGTTCATTCTGTAATAAGCAGTATCAGGAGATTCATTTAGAAATTATGGAATATTGACAGCTACATCAAATACGAAGCCACATTTTATAATTGCATATGCCATAACTCTTTGCAGTTTTCTTTAAATAACCATGTGATAATGTCATCATATAGCcatggtgtaaaaaaaaccctgaatgcTTTGAAAGTAACTCGCTCCTGCTGTTAATTTATAGCTTTCCAGATGCAAGAGTTTTATCATACAGAAGATGTTTTATTACAGACATCACCCTAAGAAAGTAACAGCATGAATATTTTTAGAAAGCATGTTTCAGCAGTTTCTGTACAGTTATTATGTATAAGcgtttttttgttcttattaaATGAGCTACACTTTCAAAATAATGGTTAGGACTTCACCTACATGCCCCCAGCCTTTGGTAGACAAAAAGTACTGGAATTGTCAAAAGAAAGAATTTATTGCTGAAATACAATGTATGATGTATTTGTTGCAGTATAACATTTCTGGGGTGCATCTCCTGCCTTAAGCAGTTGCTTAAAGCCTGGCTGATTCACAGTTCCTAGATGCCTTATTAGCACGTTGTCACACTTACCCATAAACCCCCGCTCTGCAGTATGAGACAAATATGCTTCAATGCAGAAATATAAACCAGCTCTCAGTAGGATTGTGAGTAGTCTGGCTCAGAAGTGGCAAAGCCTCCTGGTGTGACAGTGGCTTTGGATGACCCATACACTTAAGGATATTTACCTtgtatgttttgtatttttcttaaaaatgtgATGCAGAAGCatcttttatctatctatctatctatctatctatctatctatctatctatctatctatctatctatctatctatctatctatctatctctcatatatatatatatatatatatatatatatatatatatatatatatatatatatatatatagtatattcaCACCTGCAGCATATTAATGTGCAGCATATtaatgtatctctctctctctctctctctctcatatatatatatatatagtgtattcTATTCACACCTGCAGCATATTAATGTGTCCTATCCCACTCAGGGGAAAAGGGAGAAAGCGGCCAGCGTGGACCCGGTGGCAAAGTAGGCAAGACAGGGCAGGGAGGCCCAAGAGGACCGAATGGCTTAAAGGGCTCCAAGGGCAATATGGGAACCCCAGGAGAACCCTGTAAATCCTACTATTCTGCCTTCTCAGTAGGCCGAAAGAAAGCCCTGCATAGCAACGACTACTACCAGACGCTGGTATTTGACACAGAATTAGTCAACCTCTACAACCATTTCAACATGTTCACAGGCAAATTCTTTTGCTACGTGCCAGGAATTTATTTCTTCAGCCTCAATGTACACACATGGAACCAGAAGGAGACGTACCTGCATGTGATGAAAAACGAGCAGGAGGTGGCCATCCTGTATGCGCAACCCAGTGATCGCTCCATCATGCAGAGCCAGAGTTTGATGCTGGAGCTGAAgagagatgatgaggtgtgggTTCGACTCTataagggtgagagagagaatgccatCTTCAGCGATGACTTTGATACCTACATTATGTTCAGCGGTTACCTCATCAAAGCCGACGGTGAAGCTTAGCAGACTTCAGTGATGCACTAGTAGGCACaaaatacatatatttgtatagagcCATGGAATTATCACCGTAATGCTTATTTTAGATCTTTTATATTGGACATTTAAGATTTATAAAAAGTCCTTCTGGATTTATTTAATCTGAGTATAAAGTACAGAGACAGGGGAATATCAGTGGTGTTGGGAGCATAAAGCTGAACCAGGgaccaaaataaaaaagtgtggCTTATGACCTGTAttactctatattactctatTACTGTATTAtgctcaaatatttattttgttaagcTTAGCTATGAAAGAGAGTGGAGTTATTGTGGGTTTGTTTCACAGGTCAACACTTACACAACAATCTACCTGTCTTTAGGATGGGTTTGGTGCTTCATTTTGCACATGATGATGGAAATATTTTGCAAATGTTGCTCTGATCAAGTACGACACAGTCCGACGGTACTGTTGAACAGGCACATATTATCTGGAATAgaattttgtaataaatatatttctgtattattaGAAATTGCATTTATAGTATATTTACCAATAATTTAGATACACTCTGAAATCTTGGgaaatattttcaaaaaaagaaagaaagagaaacgaTTTAGCCGTGAAGTGAAATGTTGTATTCATAGTTTGTTACTTAAAAGTTTGTCAGATCCCTCCTCCATGAGATGAGAGAACTCAGATCTCATGGCATTTACAGGAAATTCTTAATAAAAGGCGAAGTGGAAGCCTCGGGAGGAGGCATTTTTATTGTCAACAGCTGTAAatgttcttctttctctctctgacattaATAGAAAATGTGTTACAGGCCAGTTATTTAAACTTCTTATTACAAATATGATGTACATATTAATGACCTTGCATATTTATCAAATTAaaacttataaataataataacacaaaaaaacagctgacacttttaaaataaactggTGTCATGTGTGGGGGTGTCTTTATTTTCGCTGGCTTGGGTGGACTATGAAAAGTGTCCAAGTGCTCTTGACCCATAGGAATGTTTCCTGGCTTGGAAGTTTATAGATATATTAGGGTCCAAATGCTTCACACCCTGTTTGATTATAGCTAAATGACAGCAGTAGCACTTTCAACAGCAATTTCTTAACACACTTAGTTGAGATGCAGACATTTGCCTTTGACTTTAACTGCTGTAAGTACAGTACGCTGGCTTTAATCCTGCTATTATCATTGACAGATTGATAACAGCCATTAATGGccattgtcagtgtgtgtggtgctctCACGTTCAGTTTTATTGCAGTCATTAAGACATATATTATGGTAATGCATCACAGCTATGCACATAACACATGACGAGTTTAATAGCATGTGGGTAAACAAAGCCGTGATGCAGTCCAGATGTCAGAGTCTTTGATGCTGATGCTGGTGTTACTCtgtcaaacaaaaacaacactacAGAAATGACACAAAACCAAGTTATCTATCAGTAACTACATCGTACGAGGAGATGACTATTTTTCCATCATGATTTAACTATGTCTAAAAACATAGCAGGTACAGAGACCCTCATtacaataaacagaaacaaaacttaacctTTGTCACCCTCTTGTGGTTGCTGTATTGATGAcaacttgtttttaaaaaatattgctcTGTGTAAGTGTTACGCTTCACTGTATGATAATGAGTCTCAGATGAGCTAACAGGCTATTCATTGTACTCACTCCTAACTCACAAGGTTTGTTATGCAataaacatttactttttatacACCTTTATTCAAAACATGACCCATCATgactcattcattttcagtaaccaaTTTATCCTGCTCAGGATTGGGCTAGATCTGGAGTCTGTCCTGGGAATAGTGGAAATACTCTGTATATGGGAAAGTAGTGGAAGAATTTGAGTCATTGGGTTTATTACTCTACTTGTGAAATATTTGAAGGTGGTTACACTTGAGCattattgaaatatttgaaTACTTGTTCTCttactttccaaaaaaaacccccacttTTTACtccttacttttttttatttaatccttCTAAGTACTTATTACAAATATGAATATGGATAAGCCCCtagactgtagtgtagtgaggATGAGCATCACTGCTCTATCTCTGTAAAATGTTTCAGTATGCCGGAATAAGGAAAGACTTGTATAAAACGGTGCCTTTTAAAAGGAGTGAATTGCATCTAATTTGACAGGATAATTTAATCCTGATTTATTCATTATCTTTAGTCATGCACATGACCAGTGAACAATATAGAAGAACTGAGTGATGTTTCC harbors:
- the c1qtnf1 gene encoding complement C1q tumor necrosis factor-related protein 1, which gives rise to MAWICSHHGTSVPVVSVGLFLLMCATWAEPYRTPYTETDHDRYEPRNHQNTDHRDTSVSRTPECRRCCDPGEEPLQYGSTYPQYQVVPQINITILKGEKGESGQRGPGGKVGKTGQGGPRGPNGLKGSKGNMGTPGEPCKSYYSAFSVGRKKALHSNDYYQTLVFDTELVNLYNHFNMFTGKFFCYVPGIYFFSLNVHTWNQKETYLHVMKNEQEVAILYAQPSDRSIMQSQSLMLELKRDDEVWVRLYKGERENAIFSDDFDTYIMFSGYLIKADGEA